A region of Catenibacterium mitsuokai DNA encodes the following proteins:
- a CDS encoding GTP pyrophosphokinase yields MDKRIENHIIQQYYDNQSLYRSLKHDITDIIDNIITKNNIKISNFAIRIKTEDALRRKICLKHKYKDVNDITDIVACRIITLFESDIDVIYKLIKQNFDIVEYNDKRKKNYDDRIDFGYNSLHLLVKYNEARLNMIEYSDYRHIVFEIQIRTILQHSWAEVEHGLGYKSQYEIPKDIRRRLTRLSATLEILDEEFVNIRDDIEEYNRGIDHIEKVLKTDLNYNSLMTYYHDSPIMSELTQIICEQFNVSIKEEPYIISELRVVKRFHNLGYMYVHELDEFIIENRDNIVNFAQSKLRFLEKNKYFNPYDIFVWVSLIMLLNQGVDDPENIISNEMFSIPNKNEIDKGIN; encoded by the coding sequence ATGGATAAAAGAATTGAAAATCATATCATCCAACAATATTATGACAATCAAAGTCTCTATCGTTCGTTAAAACATGATATTACAGATATTATTGATAATATCATTACAAAGAATAATATAAAGATTTCTAATTTTGCGATACGTATTAAAACAGAAGATGCATTAAGACGTAAAATCTGTTTAAAACATAAGTATAAGGATGTGAATGATATTACAGATATCGTTGCATGCCGTATTATTACATTGTTTGAATCAGATATTGATGTCATTTATAAGTTGATTAAACAGAACTTTGATATTGTGGAATACAATGATAAGAGAAAGAAGAACTATGATGACCGTATTGATTTCGGTTATAACTCTCTTCATTTATTAGTTAAATATAATGAAGCGAGACTGAATATGATAGAGTATTCAGATTATCGTCATATTGTCTTTGAAATACAAATTAGAACTATTCTCCAGCATTCTTGGGCTGAAGTAGAACATGGTCTAGGTTATAAGTCACAATATGAAATTCCTAAGGATATTCGTAGAAGACTCACAAGACTCAGTGCGACTCTAGAAATACTAGATGAAGAATTTGTGAATATAAGAGATGATATAGAAGAATACAATAGGGGTATTGATCATATAGAGAAGGTATTAAAGACAGACTTGAACTATAACTCTCTCATGACTTATTACCATGATTCTCCTATTATGAGTGAATTAACACAGATCATCTGTGAACAATTCAATGTATCAATTAAAGAAGAGCCTTATATTATATCTGAATTAAGAGTTGTAAAAAGATTCCATAATCTAGGCTATATGTATGTTCATGAACTCGATGAATTCATTATAGAAAATAGAGATAACATCGTAAACTTTGCGCAGTCAAAGCTCCGTTTCTTAGAAAAGAATAAGTATTTCAACCCTTATGATATCTTTGTCTGGGTATCACTGATCATGTTGTTGAATCAAGGTGTGGATGATCCTGAAAATATCATCAGTAATGAAATGTTCAGTATTCCTAATAAGAATGAAATAGATAAAGGAATTAATTAA
- a CDS encoding SDR family NAD(P)-dependent oxidoreductase, whose protein sequence is MGFLEGKTVIVTGGGRAVLEDGTCGSIGYGIVTAFAKEGANIVITGRNLKKLEDAKEEIERLYNVEVLPVQADVNAGADNEAVVKAVVEKAIEKFGHIDALVNNAQASASGVSLAEHTTEQFDLAMYSGLYAAFYYMKACYPYLKETKGSVINFASGAGLFGNKGQCSYAAAKEGIRGLTRVAATEWAADGINVNVVCPLAWTAQLEKFEKAYPEAFKANVHTPPMGHFGDNEKEIGRVVVQLTSPDFKYMTGETITLEGGLGMRP, encoded by the coding sequence ATGGGATTTTTAGAAGGTAAGACTGTCATTGTGACTGGTGGTGGACGTGCTGTACTTGAAGATGGTACATGTGGTTCAATTGGTTATGGTATCGTAACAGCATTTGCGAAAGAAGGGGCAAATATTGTCATTACTGGACGTAACCTAAAGAAACTAGAAGATGCAAAAGAAGAAATTGAAAGACTTTATAATGTAGAAGTTCTTCCAGTACAGGCTGATGTGAATGCAGGTGCTGATAATGAAGCAGTAGTAAAAGCAGTTGTTGAAAAGGCAATTGAAAAGTTCGGTCATATTGATGCATTAGTCAATAATGCACAGGCAAGTGCATCTGGTGTATCTCTTGCAGAACATACTACAGAACAGTTTGATTTAGCTATGTATTCAGGATTATATGCAGCATTCTATTATATGAAAGCATGTTATCCATACTTAAAAGAAACAAAAGGTTCAGTCATCAACTTTGCATCGGGTGCTGGATTATTTGGAAACAAAGGTCAGTGCTCTTATGCTGCTGCAAAAGAAGGTATCCGTGGTTTAACACGTGTTGCTGCGACTGAATGGGCTGCAGATGGTATCAACGTAAACGTTGTATGCCCACTTGCTTGGACTGCTCAGCTTGAAAAGTTTGAAAAAGCTTATCCAGAAGCATTCAAGGCCAATGTTCATACACCACCTATGGGACATTTTGGTGACAATGAAAAAGAAATCGGACGTGTTGTTGTACAATTAACTTCTCCAGACTTCAAATATATGACTGGTGAAACAATCACTCTTGAAGGTGGATTAGGAATGAGACCATAA
- a CDS encoding EFR1 family ferrodoxin (N-terminal region resembles flavodoxins. C-terminal ferrodoxin region binds two 4Fe-4S clusters.) → MIYYFSGTGNSHYVAEVLSKSLQDTMQSIESAQSIKQDEIIGIVTPVYFFGLPDIVKDFLERLSVSPKSYFYLVVTYGGKPGNIGKEANSIMQKKGTGFYAMYGVKMVDTYIPMYDASKNEKVESQIDPQIEEIITTIKERRIGDYLKGTVPVLINKACSFQYKQIRKTNNLTIDESCIHCGLCAKECPEQAIEIKDHVTFRKEQCMMCLRCLHHCPVNAIRFKNKDKGQYRRLL, encoded by the coding sequence ATGATTTATTATTTTAGTGGAACAGGAAATAGCCATTATGTAGCAGAAGTACTTTCAAAGTCCCTACAGGATACTATGCAATCTATTGAATCAGCTCAAAGCATTAAACAGGATGAAATAATAGGTATTGTCACACCTGTTTATTTCTTTGGTTTACCTGATATTGTGAAGGATTTTTTAGAAAGACTCTCTGTTTCTCCTAAGTCTTATTTTTATCTTGTCGTGACTTATGGTGGTAAACCAGGGAATATAGGTAAAGAAGCGAATAGTATCATGCAGAAGAAAGGCACAGGCTTTTATGCGATGTATGGTGTGAAAATGGTGGATACGTATATTCCTATGTATGATGCATCTAAAAATGAAAAGGTAGAATCTCAAATAGATCCTCAAATAGAAGAAATCATCACTACAATCAAGGAAAGAAGAATAGGGGACTACTTGAAAGGAACAGTACCAGTTCTTATTAATAAGGCCTGTTCGTTTCAATATAAGCAGATAAGAAAAACAAACAACTTAACCATTGATGAATCCTGTATTCATTGTGGCTTATGTGCAAAAGAATGTCCCGAACAGGCGATAGAAATCAAAGACCATGTGACATTTAGAAAAGAACAGTGTATGATGTGTTTAAGATGTTTACATCATTGTCCTGTGAATGCAATCAGATTTAAAAATAAGGACAAAGGACAATACAGGAGGTTACTATGA